The Malus domestica chromosome 06, GDT2T_hap1 genome has a segment encoding these proteins:
- the LOC139197192 gene encoding uncharacterized protein, with amino-acid sequence MGSMGPCSVARSDKEWRELIEGVGEYGLAQREERRKRGRKRLYRDKERDRERSQKEEDDEIEEEPMFTERQKTTREGRDCQESKTPTGEDKQWRRNQGCRSLIKALTISSLFPFLYFLIRDLHSTKREEDIGYCAGYVDIETCINSPRNYSCQCPKGYKHEGMDEKSCIKDNKWSKAILLIISLDQRRKFNLSRIKVWTTRQHTDFGLRYGSLELAILNFWFPNKKYALFDPE; translated from the exons ATGGGGTCGATGGGACCATGCTCTGTTGCACGTTCAGATAA AGAATGGAGAGAGTTGATTGAGGGAGTTGGTGAGTATGGGCTTGCACAGAGGGAAGAACgcagaaagagagggagaaaacgaTTGTACAGAGAcaaggagagagatagagagagatcgcAGAAAGAGGAGGATGACGAAATTGAGGAGGAACCCATGTTTACAGAGA GACAAAAAACTACCAGGGAAGGAAGAGACTGCCAGGAAAGTAAAACCCCGACCGGAGAAGACAAGCAATGGCGGAGGAACCAAGGTTGTAGATCTTTGATAAAAG CACTGACAATATCATCGCTCTTTCCATTCCTTTATTTTTTG ATTAGGGATTTGCATAGTACTAAAAGAGAGGAAGACATTGGCTACTGTGCTGGATATGTAG ATATTGAAACATGCATAAATTCACCTAGAAATTATTCATGTCAATGTCCCAAAGGATACAAACATGAAGGCATGGATGAAAAGAGTTGTATCAAAGACAACAAATGGTCAAAGGCCATTCTCCTCATTATTTCATTAG ATCAAAGAAGGAAGTTCAATTTATCAAGGATCAAGGTTTGGACTACTAGACAGCACACCGACTTTGGTTTGAGGTATGGAAGTCTCGAGCTTGCAATCTTAAATTTCTGGTTCCCGAATAAGAAATATGCTCTATTTGATCCCGAATAA
- the LOC103409483 gene encoding DNA (cytosine-5)-methyltransferase CMT2 isoform X1 has translation MWAPPKPNSDSKSESKSESEPMALSVLVENVACEEEAVPLNSHDHDDPRLPRKIQQRRPECVRRSPRLSPLPPAQKEEVVKDTSANAASRKIDDAKRASVRRSPRFTSSVLEEAESSKIKTPSVQHKGYKGGTIGSNDDEQKYTVSNVESLAEKSMRRSLRLMNQSAVESCCLKVSSQERSLRKFESPEEGCPKALSLNTSNVATSSRDTEVKHLSLSWHGESDKRPTPLRKSSRLMSAPEDNFDGEKLDEKHIRRSPKFSPCLDAAKETSNLNSSFIGLSDSEDGFSSKKILISLGKSDSKIFDETHLGQSQRRTRSMFEAERRESECALIELPETYVKQTPKKKKTLDSSKNKQNKQENIKSASFIGDPIPDVEAQERWGWRYQMKSQRSKRQSLKLNEDEEDEIILDVECHFSQAKIGDCIFDLGDCAYIEGDEGQKHVGRIIEFFKTADGEKYFRVQWFYKVEDTVIKEVGTSHDKRRLFYSTVMNDNLIDCIISKVNVTHISPKVGLKVNSISPSDFYYDMEYCVDYSTFRSFISDNSVKSHNMPSCNSIQAVGTLSTSNLLENMPSSETYKAELALLDLFCGCGGMSTGLCFGAKLSCVNLVTKWALDSDKSACESLKLNHPDTQVRNETAEDFLQLLKEWEKLCRRHKANDVERTHPLRSKTLSVPKNGNEVGTGEYEVSRIVDICFGDPNKTGKRGVNLKVHWKGYGSSEDTWEPIEGLSNCQESIQDFVRNGRKVKILPLPGDVDVICGGPPCQGISGYNRYRNVDSPLDDERNHQIVVFMDIVNFLKPKFVLMENVVDILRFDKASLGRYALSRLVHMKYQARLGILAAGCYGLPQFRLRVFLWGAHACENLPQFPLPTHDVIVRYWPPPEFERNTVAYDEEQPRELLEKALVLCDAISDLPSVSNNEKREEMPFQKPPETDFQRYIRSTQHEMMGSAFDGTTKATVSLYDHRTYHLNEDDYLRVCQIPKRKGANFRDLPGVVVGSDNVARRESTEKHSLLPSGRPLVPDYCFTFEQGKSKRPFARLWWDETVPTVLTFPSCHNQVVLHPEQDRILTVRESARLQGFPDYYRFCGTVKERYCQIGNAVPVSVARALGYALGLAVRKLSGNDPLMTLPNKFSHSNFFQFTKNLPLETEE, from the exons atgtgGGCGCCACCAAAACCCAACTCCGATTCCAAATCGGAATCGAAATCCGAATCGGAACCGATGGCATTGTCGGTGCTCGTGGAAAATGTGGCTTGTGAGGAGGAAGCAGTGCCACTGAACTCGCACGACCACGACGACCCACGACTACCGCGCAAGATTCAGCAGCGGCGGCCCGAGTGCGTGAGAAGGTCGCCGAGACTGTCGCCGTTGCCGCCGGCGCAGAAGGAGGAGGTCGTCAAGGATACTTCGGCAAATGCAGCTTCCAGGAAGATCGACGACGCCAAGCGTGCGAGTGTGAGAAGGTCTCCCAGATTTACGTCATCCGTCCTGGAAGAAGCTGAGAGCAGCAAGATTAAGACTCCATCAGTTCAG CATAAAGGGTACAAGGGTGGAACCATCGGATCAAA TGATGATGAACAGAAATATACAGTATCAAATGTAGAAAGCTTAGCAGAGAAGTCTATGAGGAGATCTCTAAGGTTGATGAATCAGTCTGCAGTGGAAAGCTGCTGTCTGAAAGTTTCTTCGCAAGAGAGATCTCTAAGAAAATTCGAATCCCCTGAAGAAGGCTGCCCCAAGGCCCTGTCATTAAATACTTCTAATGTCGCAACATCATCAAGAGACACAGAAGTCAAGCATCTATCTCTTTCATGGCACGGAGAGAGTGATAAGAGACCTACACCCTTGAGGAAGTCTTCAAGGTTAATGTCAGCTCCTGAAGACAATTTTGATGGTGAAAAGTTGGATGAAAAGCACATAAGAAGATCTCCTAAGTTTTCCCCTTGTTTGGACGCGGCTAAGGAAACTTCCAATCTAAATTCTAGTTTCATTGGATTGTCTGATTCGGAAGATGGGTTTTCTTCCAAGAAGATATTGATctcattaggaaaatctgattCAAAAATTTTTGACGAGACACACTTGGGGCAATCCCAAAGAAGAACCAGATCGATGTTTGAGGCTGAAAGAAGAGAATCAGAATGTGCTTTGATTGAATTGCCCGAGACCTATGTGAAACAAacaccaaagaaaaagaaaaccttAGATTCATCAAAGAACAagcaaaacaaacaagagaACATCAAAAGTGCTTCTTTCATTGGAGATCCAATTCCTGATGTTGAAGCTCAAGAAAGATGGGGTTGGCGGTATCAAATGAAG AGTCAAAGATCTAAAAGACAAAGCTTGAAGCTAAA tgaagatgaagaagatgagatAATTTTGGACGTTGAATGTCACTTTTCTCAAGCTAAAATTGGCGATTGTATCTTCGATCTTGGAGATTGTGCTTACATAGAG GGTGATGAAGGACAAAAGCATGTGGGAAGGATCATAGAATTTTTCAAGACAGCTGATGGAGAAAAATATTTTAGAGTCCAGTGGTTTTATAAAGTTGAAGATACG GTTATTAAAGAAGTAGGAACTTCTCATGACAAGAGGCGTTTATTCTATTCTACCGTAATGAACGATAATTTGATAGATTGCATTATTTCAAAAGTCAATGTTACACATATATCCCCTAAG GTAGGGTTAAAAGTGAACTCCATTTCGCCGTCTGACTTCTACTATGATATGGAATACTGTGTGGACTATTCCACATTTCGCTCCTTCATCTCTG ATAATTCTGTGAAGAGCCACAacatgccatcatgcaattcAATCCAAGCAGTTGGTACACTGTCAACTTCAAACTTACTGGAGAATATGCCCAGCTCTGAAACTTACAAAGCAGAATTAGCCCTCTTAGATCTTTTTTGTGGTTGTGGTGGAATGTCAACTGGATTGTGCTTTGGTGCTAAACTTTCCTGTGTTAATCTTGTCACG aaatgGGCCCTTGACAGTGATAAATCTGCCTGTGAAAGCTTGAAGTTAAATCATCCAGATACGCAA GTCAGGAATGAAACTGCTGAGGATTTTCTACAACTGTTGAAGGAATGGGAAAAGTTATGCAGAAGGCATAAGGCCAATGATGTCGAAAGAACTCATCCATTAAGATCGAAGACCTTAAGTGTACCAAAGAATGGTAATGAGGTTGGTACCGGTGAATATGAAGTTTCGAGGATTGTTGATATCTGCTTTGGTGATCCTAATAAGACAGGCAAGCGTGGAGTGAACCTTAAG GTGCATTGGAAAGGTTATGGTAGCAGTGAAGATACATGGGAACCAATTGAAGGCTTAAG TAACTGCCAAGAAAGTATACAGGATTTTGTAAGAAATGGGAGGAAAGTGAAAATTTTGCCGCTTCCA GGAGATGTTGATGTAATTTGCGGGGGCCCTCCTTGCCAAGGAATTAGTGGCTATAATCGCTATAGAAACGTTGATTCTCCATTGGATGATGAGAGGAATCATCAAATTGTAGTCTTCATGGATATTGTAAACTTCTTGAAGCCAAAGTTTGTGCTGATGGAAAATGTTGTTGACATTTTGAGATTTGACAAAGCTTCTCTTGGAAGATATGCACTTAGTCGTTTGGTGCATATGAAGTACCAAGCGAGGCTGGGAATACTTGCTGCCGGTTGTTATGGCCTTCCACAATTTCGGTTGCGTGTTTTCTTGTGGGGTGCTCATGCTTGTGAG AATCTGCCACAGTTTCCTCTTCCAACACATGATGTCATAGTGAGATACTGGCCTCCACCAGAGTTTGAG CGGAACACTGTTGCTTATGATGAAGAACAACCTCGTGAATTATTAGAAAAAGCTCTTGTTCTTTGCGATGCCATATCGGATCTTCCTTCT GTCTCAAACaatgaaaaaagagaagaaatgcCATTCCAAAAGCCTCCTGAAACAGATTTCCAAAGATATATAAGGTCAACACAGCATG AGATGATGGGATCTGCGTTTGATGGCACTACGAAAGCAACAGTTTCACTATATGACCATCGGACTTACCACTTAAACGAAGATGATTACTTACGAGTTTGTCAGATTCCAAAAAGAAAG GGAGCAAATTTCCGGGATCTACCTGGTGTTGTTGTTGGAAGTGACAATGTGGCTCGGAGAGAGTCAACTGAAAAGCATTCTCTGTTGCCATCTGGAAGGCCATTA GTACCAGACTATTGCTTTACTTTTGAACAAGGCAAATCGAaaag acCGTTTGCGAGGTTATGGTGGGATGAGACAGTGCCCACTGTGCTTACTTTCCCAAGTTGTCACAACCAG GTAGTATTACATCCGGAGCAGGACCGAATTCTCACTGTACGTGAATCTGCAAGATTGCAAGGCTTTCCTGATTATTATAGGTTCTGTGGGACAGTTAAAGAGAG GTATTGTCAGATTGGAAATGCAGTTCCAGTTTCGGTTGCACGAGCTTTAGGATATGCGTTGGGATTGGCAGTTCGAAAACTCAGTGGAAATGATCCACTCATGACTCTCCCCAATAAGTTTTCTCATTCAAACTTCTTCCAATTCACAAAAAATTTGCCTCTCGAGACCGAAGAGTAA
- the LOC103409483 gene encoding DNA (cytosine-5)-methyltransferase CMT2 isoform X2, protein MGLAVSNEVLQSQRSKRQSLKLNEDEEDEIILDVECHFSQAKIGDCIFDLGDCAYIEGDEGQKHVGRIIEFFKTADGEKYFRVQWFYKVEDTVIKEVGTSHDKRRLFYSTVMNDNLIDCIISKVNVTHISPKVGLKVNSISPSDFYYDMEYCVDYSTFRSFISDNSVKSHNMPSCNSIQAVGTLSTSNLLENMPSSETYKAELALLDLFCGCGGMSTGLCFGAKLSCVNLVTKWALDSDKSACESLKLNHPDTQVRNETAEDFLQLLKEWEKLCRRHKANDVERTHPLRSKTLSVPKNGNEVGTGEYEVSRIVDICFGDPNKTGKRGVNLKVHWKGYGSSEDTWEPIEGLSNCQESIQDFVRNGRKVKILPLPGDVDVICGGPPCQGISGYNRYRNVDSPLDDERNHQIVVFMDIVNFLKPKFVLMENVVDILRFDKASLGRYALSRLVHMKYQARLGILAAGCYGLPQFRLRVFLWGAHACENLPQFPLPTHDVIVRYWPPPEFERNTVAYDEEQPRELLEKALVLCDAISDLPSVSNNEKREEMPFQKPPETDFQRYIRSTQHEMMGSAFDGTTKATVSLYDHRTYHLNEDDYLRVCQIPKRKGANFRDLPGVVVGSDNVARRESTEKHSLLPSGRPLVPDYCFTFEQGKSKRPFARLWWDETVPTVLTFPSCHNQVVLHPEQDRILTVRESARLQGFPDYYRFCGTVKERYCQIGNAVPVSVARALGYALGLAVRKLSGNDPLMTLPNKFSHSNFFQFTKNLPLETEE, encoded by the exons ATGGGGTTGGCGGTATCAAATGAAG TTTTGCAGAGTCAAAGATCTAAAAGACAAAGCTTGAAGCTAAA tgaagatgaagaagatgagatAATTTTGGACGTTGAATGTCACTTTTCTCAAGCTAAAATTGGCGATTGTATCTTCGATCTTGGAGATTGTGCTTACATAGAG GGTGATGAAGGACAAAAGCATGTGGGAAGGATCATAGAATTTTTCAAGACAGCTGATGGAGAAAAATATTTTAGAGTCCAGTGGTTTTATAAAGTTGAAGATACG GTTATTAAAGAAGTAGGAACTTCTCATGACAAGAGGCGTTTATTCTATTCTACCGTAATGAACGATAATTTGATAGATTGCATTATTTCAAAAGTCAATGTTACACATATATCCCCTAAG GTAGGGTTAAAAGTGAACTCCATTTCGCCGTCTGACTTCTACTATGATATGGAATACTGTGTGGACTATTCCACATTTCGCTCCTTCATCTCTG ATAATTCTGTGAAGAGCCACAacatgccatcatgcaattcAATCCAAGCAGTTGGTACACTGTCAACTTCAAACTTACTGGAGAATATGCCCAGCTCTGAAACTTACAAAGCAGAATTAGCCCTCTTAGATCTTTTTTGTGGTTGTGGTGGAATGTCAACTGGATTGTGCTTTGGTGCTAAACTTTCCTGTGTTAATCTTGTCACG aaatgGGCCCTTGACAGTGATAAATCTGCCTGTGAAAGCTTGAAGTTAAATCATCCAGATACGCAA GTCAGGAATGAAACTGCTGAGGATTTTCTACAACTGTTGAAGGAATGGGAAAAGTTATGCAGAAGGCATAAGGCCAATGATGTCGAAAGAACTCATCCATTAAGATCGAAGACCTTAAGTGTACCAAAGAATGGTAATGAGGTTGGTACCGGTGAATATGAAGTTTCGAGGATTGTTGATATCTGCTTTGGTGATCCTAATAAGACAGGCAAGCGTGGAGTGAACCTTAAG GTGCATTGGAAAGGTTATGGTAGCAGTGAAGATACATGGGAACCAATTGAAGGCTTAAG TAACTGCCAAGAAAGTATACAGGATTTTGTAAGAAATGGGAGGAAAGTGAAAATTTTGCCGCTTCCA GGAGATGTTGATGTAATTTGCGGGGGCCCTCCTTGCCAAGGAATTAGTGGCTATAATCGCTATAGAAACGTTGATTCTCCATTGGATGATGAGAGGAATCATCAAATTGTAGTCTTCATGGATATTGTAAACTTCTTGAAGCCAAAGTTTGTGCTGATGGAAAATGTTGTTGACATTTTGAGATTTGACAAAGCTTCTCTTGGAAGATATGCACTTAGTCGTTTGGTGCATATGAAGTACCAAGCGAGGCTGGGAATACTTGCTGCCGGTTGTTATGGCCTTCCACAATTTCGGTTGCGTGTTTTCTTGTGGGGTGCTCATGCTTGTGAG AATCTGCCACAGTTTCCTCTTCCAACACATGATGTCATAGTGAGATACTGGCCTCCACCAGAGTTTGAG CGGAACACTGTTGCTTATGATGAAGAACAACCTCGTGAATTATTAGAAAAAGCTCTTGTTCTTTGCGATGCCATATCGGATCTTCCTTCT GTCTCAAACaatgaaaaaagagaagaaatgcCATTCCAAAAGCCTCCTGAAACAGATTTCCAAAGATATATAAGGTCAACACAGCATG AGATGATGGGATCTGCGTTTGATGGCACTACGAAAGCAACAGTTTCACTATATGACCATCGGACTTACCACTTAAACGAAGATGATTACTTACGAGTTTGTCAGATTCCAAAAAGAAAG GGAGCAAATTTCCGGGATCTACCTGGTGTTGTTGTTGGAAGTGACAATGTGGCTCGGAGAGAGTCAACTGAAAAGCATTCTCTGTTGCCATCTGGAAGGCCATTA GTACCAGACTATTGCTTTACTTTTGAACAAGGCAAATCGAaaag acCGTTTGCGAGGTTATGGTGGGATGAGACAGTGCCCACTGTGCTTACTTTCCCAAGTTGTCACAACCAG GTAGTATTACATCCGGAGCAGGACCGAATTCTCACTGTACGTGAATCTGCAAGATTGCAAGGCTTTCCTGATTATTATAGGTTCTGTGGGACAGTTAAAGAGAG GTATTGTCAGATTGGAAATGCAGTTCCAGTTTCGGTTGCACGAGCTTTAGGATATGCGTTGGGATTGGCAGTTCGAAAACTCAGTGGAAATGATCCACTCATGACTCTCCCCAATAAGTTTTCTCATTCAAACTTCTTCCAATTCACAAAAAATTTGCCTCTCGAGACCGAAGAGTAA
- the LOC103441791 gene encoding uncharacterized protein has protein sequence MAMQRLFSKLRSFSVHSAQTLPSSLSSPSLLRSCPPLLHQPLPFASIDNRWIVRSLFSAHSPTQPSLAVTALRSSPFPFSMVQVRHVSSRERKKRRKPMTPVTSKLKKTKLKSYSSYKSRFRTMNDGTIRRWRAGKRHNAHSKSKISKRRLRVPALVHPAYATVMKKLNFCG, from the exons ATGGCGATGCAGAGATTATTCTCCAAGCTTCGTTCTTTCTCTGTGCACTCAGCCCAAACTCTCCcatcatctctctcttctccttcatTGCTTCGGTCTTGCCCTCCGCTGCTTCACCAGCCTCTCCCTTTCGCATCAATTGATAACAGATGGATCGTCAGGTCCCTTTTCAGTGCCCATTCACCGACCCAACCTTCACTGGCTGTCACTGCTCTTCGCTCCTCGCCATTCCCTTTCTCG ATGGTTCAAGTGCGGCACGTTTCGTCAAGGGAGCGTAAGAAGCGGAGAAAGCCGATGACTCCCGTCACATCCAAGTTaaagaaaaccaaattaaagTCTTACTC GTCTTACAAGTCCAGGTTTAGGACAATGAATGATGGGACTATTCGGCGGTGGAGGGCTGGCAAGCGGCACAATGCCCATTCGAAG TCGAAGATATCTAAGCGTAGACTCAGAGTACCTGCCCTTGTCCATCCTGCTTATGCTACAGTGATGAAGAAGCTCAATTTTTGCGGTTAA